The genomic interval CTATTTAGATGATACTAATGAAGCTTTAAAATATTTAAGTTTTGCTATAAAAGAAGTGGATAATTTATATTAATATAGAATTAAGGAATTATATTAAATTAACTTTTTATACGCTTTACAAACACTATGAAGAGAATATCTAGTAATTCTCGGAATATGTTTGTAAAGTGTATTACTAATTTTGATGTAACTCCTTAATTTTATTTTAAAATGAAAGAAGAGCTAGAATTTAACATTCTAGCTCTTTTCATATATATTTAATCTCTATAAAATAAGTCCATTGTTTGTTGTAAAAAACTTAATTTGCAATTAAAACAATTTAAATTAATCGGTCTAAAAAACTTTTTTAGCCTTGCCATAAAAAATACCTTCTTTCATATCTTCTCGTTTCTTCTATATTTATATTATATACCTATTTCCTTAATAAAATAATTTGCATGTATGTTTAAAAAAATGTACAAACGTAAGGAAAGTTTTTAAGGAAAATATTTGAAAAAGGCAAAAAAGTACTCTTTTTTCATGGTTATTATACAATATTAAACTTTTTTTAGTATAAATAGTTCTGCACAATATCCTTGAAGAGTTGTTTGTATATTTAAAATAGTATTTTTTTTGGCGTACTTAAATTCTATTTTAGGATAGGAAGCTTGGAATAATATATCCTTTTCTGCTTTTCTTAATCTTTTAGGTTTTCCCATGGAAAGCCAGTAATTAAATGAAGAGCCGAAGTTCTCCCCTATGGTGTATTTAGTTATTCTAACATCGCTATCTAAATCAAGTAAGTTTAAGGAAAGTTTTTTATCTACCAAGTCTTTAACCCCTCTTAACTTAGTAAAGTTTTTAAAATCTATAAGGGAATCAATTTCATCATTATAGGTATATACAAGAAGTTGATATTCATCCTCTGACTTAGTTAGTATATATCCATCTCCCTTATAAAGAAGTGTGTCTCCTAGTTTGCTTAAAAAATAGTAAGCATAATAAGAGGGTTTTTTAATTCCTTTATCATTTACCATTGCTGGATAGCCAAAGAAAACTTCATTTGTAATGTCAATTTGTCTATCTAAGGCATCAAAGGCTTTTATAAAGTTTAATTTGCTTCCTGAGCTTACAGTATTATGAATTATAAATGGAAGCATATAAGCAGTGTCATATATTAAATCTATTTTATTGTTTGGAGTATAAAGTTCATTTACTAAATTTAAATCCTTAGATTCAAACAATTCAATTAAAGAATTCTTTAGATCCCCATTAAATGTAGAGGTAAATTGGAATTTTAAATCTGTTAATTCAAAACTTTCTACCTCGCTAAAAAAGTCTATAAAGGATTTTATAACATCTAAGAAATTATCCTTAGAATATCCAGAATCATCTAGGACTATTAAAGGGATTAAATCTAATGAAGATATATATTCAAAAATATCAAAGGTTCTAGTCCAGTTAAAGAATTTTGAACCAGGGAATATGCCCATATCTGATGAAAATACATGTAGAAGTCTTATATAGTTATACCCTATATGATCTTGAAGATCTTCAACAATATCTTGGTTATCTTCTAATAATAAGTCAAAGGCATCTCCTACGTTAAGAACTTCTTTAAAGTATTTATTAAATTCAGTGCCTTCAGTATTCATATTAAAAGTAAGCTTATGAATCTTATCTTCATAATTAAATCTTGGATAATCATCTAAGTAATAAGATAGTTCTTCAAGACTATCAGCTAAGGGATAGTAAGTTATTTCTTTTTGTTTATTATATTCCTCTTCACTTATTTTATGTTTTTTTCTAAATTGAAGAGGAGTGCAATTGTAATAGGCCTTAAAATGTTTATTAAAATAACGAGTATGAGAAAAGCCTATTTCATAAGATATTTCAGATAAGGACTTATCAGTATCTAAAAGAAGTTTTACTGATTCTTCAACTCTAGTTAAGTTTAGAAGGTCTGTAAAACTTAGTCCTGTTGCATATTTTATTTCATGGGAAAGATAGTGCGTACTAAGAAACTCAGTATTAGCAATATCCTTTAAGGTTATATTCTTATTGTAGTTATTATATATATACTTAGAAATTCTATGGTACCTTTCTAGTAGCATATTATTCTCATGAATTTCAT from Clostridium perfringens carries:
- a CDS encoding helix-turn-helix domain-containing protein; protein product: MRKEYVNFPSDIPVTISYVNIKNYPLHWHDAIEILYVLKGSIKVDIDTDSYEIQEDEIEIVNTEQTHRIYSNTDNRVLIFKIDPHFFEKYYSDIENMFFYTNTSDEGAQSDESYDKLRVFLSIILCEEAQKVDDYDKYIEKSLVELLFHLLNNFHYLLYDNDEIHENNMLLERYHRISKYIYNNYNKNITLKDIANTEFLSTHYLSHEIKYATGLSFTDLLNLTRVEESVKLLLDTDKSLSEISYEIGFSHTRYFNKHFKAYYNCTPLQFRKKHKISEEEYNKQKEITYYPLADSLEELSYYLDDYPRFNYEDKIHKLTFNMNTEGTEFNKYFKEVLNVGDAFDLLLEDNQDIVEDLQDHIGYNYIRLLHVFSSDMGIFPGSKFFNWTRTFDIFEYISSLDLIPLIVLDDSGYSKDNFLDVIKSFIDFFSEVESFELTDLKFQFTSTFNGDLKNSLIELFESKDLNLVNELYTPNNKIDLIYDTAYMLPFIIHNTVSSGSKLNFIKAFDALDRQIDITNEVFFGYPAMVNDKGIKKPSYYAYYFLSKLGDTLLYKGDGYILTKSEDEYQLLVYTYNDEIDSLIDFKNFTKLRGVKDLVDKKLSLNLLDLDSDVRITKYTIGENFGSSFNYWLSMGKPKRLRKAEKDILFQASYPKIEFKYAKKNTILNIQTTLQGYCAELFILKKV